A genomic segment from Sphingopyxis sp. DBS4 encodes:
- a CDS encoding IS3 family transposase (programmed frameshift) — protein MPSKKHRPEEIIGKLREAEVVLAQGATTAEACRRIAISEQTYYRWRKEYGGLKTDQARRMKDLEKENARLRRAISDLTLDKLILQEAAPGKLLSPARRRRCIDHIRMMMPVSERRLCRVLGQHRSTQRKAPRGADDEAALTEDIIALARQYGRYGYRRVTALLRDAGWHVNRKRVERIWRREGLKVPQRQPKRGRLWLNDGSCIRLRPEYPGHVWSYDFVEGRTHDGRKYRILSIIDEASRECLALPVARKLKSDDVLAALAELFVTRGPPAHIRSDNGPEFIATAVQQWLAQIGVKTLYITPGSPWENGYCESFNGSLRDELLNGEIFYSLAEARILIEAWRRHYNTVRPHSSLGYRPPAPEAVPSPVSPAGSASLHLRPTLAMDASMH, from the exons ATGCCGAGCAAGAAGCATCGCCCGGAAGAGATTATCGGCAAGCTACGTGAGGCGGAGGTTGTGCTTGCGCAGGGCGCTACGACCGCCGAGGCGTGTCGTCGGATCGCGATCAGCGAGCAGACCTATTATCGGTGGCGCAAGGAATATGGCGGCCTGAAGACCGATCAGGCGCGTCGGATGAAGGATCTGGAGAAGGAGAATGCGCGGCTTCGTCGTGCGATCTCGGACCTGACGCTGGACAAGCTGATCCTGCAGGAGGCTGCCC CGGGGAAACTTCTGAGCCCCGCACGCCGCAGGCGCTGTATCGACCACATCAGAATGATGATGCCGGTGTCCGAGCGGCGGCTGTGCCGCGTGCTCGGGCAGCACCGATCGACGCAGCGCAAGGCGCCACGCGGGGCGGATGACGAAGCGGCCCTCACTGAGGATATCATCGCACTGGCCCGGCAATATGGTCGTTATGGCTATCGCCGGGTGACGGCGTTGCTACGCGATGCGGGGTGGCATGTGAACCGCAAGCGGGTTGAGCGTATCTGGCGCCGCGAAGGGCTGAAGGTGCCACAAAGGCAGCCGAAGCGCGGGCGTCTGTGGCTGAACGACGGATCGTGCATCCGGCTGCGGCCAGAATATCCCGGCCATGTCTGGTCCTACGACTTCGTCGAGGGCCGGACGCACGATGGTCGCAAATACCGGATCCTGTCGATCATCGACGAGGCGAGCCGGGAGTGCCTGGCGTTGCCGGTGGCGCGTAAGCTCAAGAGCGACGACGTGCTCGCGGCACTGGCCGAGCTGTTCGTCACGCGTGGGCCGCCGGCGCATATCCGGTCGGACAACGGCCCGGAGTTTATCGCGACGGCGGTGCAGCAATGGCTCGCCCAGATCGGCGTGAAGACGCTGTATATCACGCCCGGATCGCCATGGGAGAATGGCTATTGTGAAAGCTTCAACGGATCCCTGCGCGATGAGCTGCTCAACGGCGAGATCTTCTACTCGCTCGCGGAGGCCCGGATCCTGATCGAGGCTTGGCGGCGGCATTACAACACCGTCCGGCCGCACAGCTCGCTGGGATATCGACCACCGGCGCCGGAGGCCGTTCCATCGCCAGTGTCGCCCGCCGGTTCCGCTTCGCTCCACCTGCGGCCAACACTGGCGATGGACGCGTCAATGCACTAA
- a CDS encoding type IV secretory system conjugative DNA transfer family protein produces MTPTKLLIGQILVVLAIVLAGVWIATQWCAAMLGYQTELGVAWFEVGGVPVYRPWAIFWWWYSFDAYAPHVFDKAGALAGALGVATEQRSMRNYAGHRLAPWLAHVMVSRQETARPLLTQGEVMQLPPADELVLVSGMAPIRARKLRYYEDRNFRGRVVPPPALGTGDYADRPAPRADDWSGLVREADDRLAGDGRAGADDDGGLEQQRHPAIEEPAPVSARAQQLELPDLERDDPDAAADKRVMDRVRATIVRGHAINQAQSQDLLPGL; encoded by the coding sequence ATGACCCCGACCAAGCTACTGATCGGCCAGATTCTCGTCGTACTCGCGATCGTGCTCGCGGGAGTGTGGATCGCCACGCAATGGTGTGCGGCGATGCTCGGCTATCAGACCGAACTCGGGGTAGCCTGGTTCGAGGTCGGCGGCGTTCCAGTCTACCGCCCCTGGGCCATCTTCTGGTGGTGGTATTCGTTCGATGCCTATGCGCCGCATGTGTTCGACAAGGCCGGCGCTCTCGCGGGTGCGCTCGGCGTCGCGACCGAGCAGCGCTCGATGCGCAACTATGCCGGCCACCGCCTCGCGCCCTGGCTCGCGCATGTCATGGTCAGCCGCCAGGAAACCGCGCGCCCGCTGCTGACGCAGGGCGAGGTGATGCAGCTGCCGCCCGCCGATGAACTCGTCCTCGTATCGGGCATGGCGCCGATCCGCGCCAGGAAGCTGCGCTATTATGAGGACCGCAATTTTCGCGGGCGCGTCGTGCCGCCGCCCGCCTTGGGCACCGGTGACTACGCCGACCGGCCCGCGCCGCGTGCCGACGACTGGAGCGGGCTTGTCCGCGAAGCCGATGATCGTCTGGCGGGCGACGGTCGCGCGGGCGCCGACGATGACGGCGGGCTCGAGCAGCAGCGTCATCCCGCGATCGAGGAACCGGCCCCCGTGTCCGCGCGGGCCCAGCAACTCGAGCTGCCCGATCTCGAACGCGACGATCCCGATGCTGCCGCCGACAAGCGCGTCATGGACCGCGTTCGCGCCACGATCGTGCGCGGTCATGCGATCAACCAGGCGCAGTCGCAAGACCTGCTGCCGGGGCTCTGA
- a CDS encoding type IV secretion system protein, which yields MKCYMIAALLGASAAGLGVAGPASPAQAMPVFDSANYSQNLLTAARTLQQINQQIQSLQNEAQMLVNQQKNLARIDFPELDRLREKLGEIDRLMGQAQGIDFRVDRLDERYRQLFPGSADDARRHRRQVALHTIQGGDKGGAGAAPDIKERD from the coding sequence ATGAAGTGCTATATGATCGCCGCGTTGCTCGGTGCGTCCGCCGCCGGTCTCGGGGTCGCCGGCCCGGCATCGCCCGCGCAGGCGATGCCGGTGTTCGACAGCGCCAATTATTCGCAGAATCTGCTCACCGCGGCGCGGACGCTCCAGCAGATCAACCAGCAAATCCAGTCGCTTCAGAACGAGGCGCAGATGCTCGTCAACCAGCAGAAGAATCTCGCCCGCATCGACTTTCCCGAACTCGACCGGCTGCGCGAGAAGCTCGGCGAGATCGATCGGCTTATGGGGCAGGCGCAGGGCATCGACTTCCGCGTCGACCGGCTCGATGAGCGCTATCGCCAGCTCTTTCCGGGCAGCGCCGACGATGCGCGCCGGCACCGTCGCCAGGTGGCGCTCCACACCATCCAGGGCGGAGACAAGGGTGGTGCCGGCGCTGCACCCGACATCAAGGAAAGGGACTGA
- the trbF gene encoding conjugal transfer protein TrbF produces MRFRRTAERYGRTPESETPYSRAGQIWDNRLGSARAQAHNWRLMALGGLLITTGLAAALVWQSLQSRVVPYVVEVDRLGEARAVAPAVTGYRPTDPQIAWHLGRFVANVRARSLDPVLMRENWLSAYDFATDRAALFLGEYARAADPFADVGRRTVSVQVTSVVRASDTSFQVKWTEREYERGSLSGTSRWTAMLGVKLRPPRSAETLRKNPLGLYVDAIDWSREFETAATAPGGASAMPDAVVAGPDGDLSDFARPEAGGVPPEPASTPERNDR; encoded by the coding sequence ATGCGATTCAGACGAACGGCCGAGCGCTACGGACGGACACCCGAGTCCGAGACGCCCTACAGCCGAGCCGGGCAAATATGGGACAATCGGCTCGGCTCGGCGCGCGCGCAGGCCCACAACTGGCGGCTGATGGCGCTCGGCGGCCTGCTCATCACCACCGGACTTGCAGCGGCACTCGTCTGGCAATCGCTGCAGAGCCGCGTCGTTCCCTATGTGGTCGAGGTCGACCGGCTCGGTGAGGCGCGCGCGGTGGCGCCGGCGGTCACGGGCTATCGGCCGACCGACCCCCAAATCGCCTGGCACCTCGGACGCTTCGTCGCCAACGTCCGGGCGCGGTCGCTCGATCCGGTGCTGATGCGCGAGAACTGGCTGTCAGCTTACGATTTCGCGACCGATCGCGCCGCGCTTTTCCTCGGTGAATATGCCCGCGCCGCCGATCCTTTCGCCGACGTCGGGCGGCGGACCGTGTCGGTCCAGGTCACCAGCGTCGTGCGGGCGTCCGACACCAGCTTCCAGGTCAAATGGACCGAAAGAGAATATGAGCGCGGCAGCCTCTCGGGCACGTCGCGCTGGACCGCGATGCTCGGGGTGAAGCTCAGGCCGCCGCGCAGCGCCGAGACGCTGCGCAAGAATCCGCTCGGCCTGTATGTCGACGCGATCGATTGGAGCCGCGAATTCGAAACCGCGGCCACGGCGCCGGGCGGCGCGTCTGCCATGCCGGATGCGGTGGTCGCTGGACCCGACGGCGACCTATCCGACTTCGCGCGGCCCGAAGCCGGCGGCGTCCCCCCCGAACCTGCATCCACTCCCGAAAGGAACGACCGATGA
- the trbG gene encoding P-type conjugative transfer protein TrbG, giving the protein MIRILMLAASIATLALPAAAQPVARVDAANKAALREPSRAGYLDAVQVYPYAEGALFRLYAAPERITDIALQPGETIVAVAAGDTVRWTVGDTTSGSGEGRRSHILVKPFSAGLRTNLVVTTDRRVYRLELESRSAGAMAALSWRYPEDELIALRRRQDAAIAAAPVAAGLQLDSLNFSYAISGDKPAWRPLRAFDDGRQTYIEFAPSITVGEAPPLFVLGDDGEASLVNYRVAGRYYVVDRIFAAAELRLGGKKQKIVRITAGRPKRGKGQ; this is encoded by the coding sequence ATGATCCGGATACTGATGCTTGCTGCCAGCATTGCCACCCTCGCTCTTCCCGCTGCCGCCCAACCCGTCGCGCGTGTCGATGCCGCCAACAAGGCGGCGCTCCGCGAGCCGTCGCGCGCGGGTTATCTCGATGCCGTCCAGGTCTATCCCTATGCGGAGGGCGCGTTGTTCCGCCTCTATGCCGCGCCCGAGCGGATCACCGATATCGCCTTGCAGCCGGGCGAAACGATCGTCGCGGTCGCCGCCGGCGACACGGTGCGCTGGACCGTGGGCGATACGACGAGCGGGAGCGGTGAGGGGCGGCGCAGCCATATATTGGTAAAGCCCTTCTCCGCCGGTCTGCGAACCAACCTTGTCGTGACCACCGACCGCCGCGTCTATCGGCTCGAACTCGAGAGTCGTTCGGCGGGCGCAATGGCTGCGCTCTCGTGGAGATATCCTGAGGATGAGCTGATCGCGCTGCGGCGACGGCAGGATGCGGCGATCGCAGCGGCCCCTGTTGCGGCAGGGCTGCAGCTCGACAGCCTCAATTTCAGCTACGCGATTTCGGGTGACAAGCCCGCGTGGCGACCGCTGCGCGCCTTTGACGACGGGCGGCAGACCTATATCGAGTTTGCGCCGAGCATCACCGTGGGCGAGGCGCCGCCGCTGTTCGTCCTCGGCGATGACGGCGAAGCCAGCCTCGTCAACTATCGCGTCGCGGGCCGCTATTATGTCGTCGATCGGATCTTCGCCGCCGCCGAACTCCGGCTCGGCGGCAAGAAGCAGAAGATCGTGCGCATCACAGCCGGTCGGCCGAAGCGGGGGAAGGGACAATGA
- a CDS encoding TrbI/VirB10 family protein: protein MSAADVPPGGAVPAKADPETLALRAAPMRVTRFRRGAIVGIAAAGSVAIAGVAWLALKPAGLGLVVAADDTQTGAKVPPDALAGAPASYGDVPKLGPPLPGDLGRPILNHRRGIADNADAADSLANADRRAAQDAEAERQRRAAAVLAARESGVMMPLAGQSLAAPPPAIVREDIAVAQPAAAAAERDPGGQLRKNDLVGRTNRDDEVSPHRLMPAVSPHVLSAGSVIAASLITGLDSDLPGLVTAQVTENAYDSVTGRTMLIPQGSRLIGRYDSVVAFGQSRALVVWQRIILPDGSSIRIDNVPATDRQGYAGLSDRIDRHGWQLLRGVALSTLLGVGTEIGFGSGETDLVGAIREAAQQNGARAGDQIVGRSLDIQSTLRVRPGWPLRVVVHKDILLAPWQGGKKVDG, encoded by the coding sequence ATGAGCGCGGCCGATGTCCCGCCCGGCGGCGCGGTTCCGGCCAAGGCCGATCCCGAAACGCTGGCGCTCCGCGCTGCGCCGATGCGCGTCACCCGTTTCCGCCGCGGAGCTATCGTCGGCATCGCCGCCGCTGGCTCGGTCGCGATTGCCGGGGTCGCGTGGCTGGCGCTCAAGCCCGCAGGTCTCGGCCTGGTCGTCGCTGCGGACGATACCCAAACCGGCGCGAAGGTGCCGCCCGACGCGCTCGCCGGTGCTCCCGCCAGCTACGGCGATGTACCGAAGCTCGGCCCGCCGCTTCCCGGCGATCTCGGCAGGCCGATCCTCAATCATCGGCGCGGGATCGCAGACAATGCAGACGCTGCGGATTCCCTTGCGAATGCAGACCGGCGGGCGGCGCAAGATGCCGAGGCCGAACGCCAGCGTCGTGCCGCCGCCGTCCTTGCGGCGCGGGAATCCGGCGTGATGATGCCGCTGGCAGGACAGAGCTTAGCCGCTCCGCCACCTGCGATTGTCCGGGAAGACATTGCGGTCGCGCAGCCGGCGGCAGCGGCGGCGGAGCGCGATCCGGGCGGACAGCTGCGCAAGAATGACCTCGTCGGTCGCACCAATCGCGACGACGAGGTCAGCCCGCACCGGTTGATGCCGGCTGTCTCACCTCATGTCCTGAGCGCAGGGAGCGTTATCGCCGCAAGCCTGATTACCGGTCTCGATTCCGATCTGCCTGGGCTGGTCACGGCGCAGGTTACCGAAAATGCCTATGACAGCGTGACGGGACGGACGATGCTGATCCCGCAGGGCTCGCGCTTGATCGGCCGCTACGACAGCGTCGTTGCTTTCGGGCAGAGCCGAGCGCTCGTGGTCTGGCAGCGCATCATCCTTCCTGACGGCTCTTCGATCCGCATCGACAATGTGCCGGCAACCGATAGGCAGGGATATGCGGGGTTATCGGACCGGATCGACCGGCATGGTTGGCAGCTCCTCAGGGGCGTCGCCCTTTCGACCTTGCTCGGCGTCGGGACCGAAATAGGGTTCGGAAGCGGCGAAACCGATCTCGTGGGCGCCATCCGCGAGGCGGCGCAGCAGAATGGCGCGCGCGCCGGCGACCAGATCGTCGGGCGGTCGCTCGACATCCAGTCGACCTTGCGCGTGCGCCCAGGGTGGCCGCTGCGCGTCGTTGTCCACAAGGATATCCTGCTGGCGCCATGGCAGGGCGGGAAGAAAGTCGATGGCTGA
- a CDS encoding DUF2274 domain-containing protein: MADLKLPRLPDRTPVRLTIGVMPDLHAALVEYAAAYREAYGKEEPVSDLVPAMLEAFLASDRAFVRGRSR, translated from the coding sequence ATGGCTGACTTGAAACTTCCGCGGCTTCCCGACCGGACACCGGTCAGATTAACGATCGGCGTCATGCCAGATCTCCATGCGGCACTCGTCGAATATGCGGCCGCATATCGGGAGGCCTATGGCAAGGAGGAGCCGGTGAGCGACCTGGTTCCGGCCATGCTGGAAGCGTTCCTTGCCAGCGACCGCGCCTTTGTCCGCGGCAGATCGCGATGA
- a CDS encoding helix-turn-helix domain-containing protein — MMRKSHPSTGVVSDCSAPVDAAALEPICVRIAVAVKLTGIGRSTIYELIAAGEIETVKVGRSTFIRYDSLKRLFEKH; from the coding sequence ATGATGCGGAAGTCGCATCCGTCTACTGGCGTCGTTTCAGATTGCTCGGCGCCTGTCGACGCGGCTGCGCTGGAGCCGATATGCGTCCGGATCGCGGTGGCGGTAAAGCTCACCGGCATCGGCCGCTCGACAATCTATGAGCTCATCGCCGCCGGCGAGATCGAGACGGTCAAGGTGGGGCGCTCGACCTTCATCCGGTACGACAGCCTGAAACGGCTGTTCGAGAAGCACTAG
- a CDS encoding site-specific integrase, with the protein MLTVRQIQSLRPRPKPYKVYDGNGLFLLIQPNGSRLWRFRYRLYGQERRLSLGKYPIVGLRAARAKCFDVRDQLAAGLDPAVARRNRNLETIAACRVTFRAIADEYIAKMEAEGKALTTLAKLRWFRDLLDPHIGAMPIGGVSPHDLLSALKTIERRGHHETATRTRGFAGRIFRYAIATLRAEHNQAEVLRGALLVPRVTHRAAIVDPRHVGELLRAIDRYSGRPETRIALQLAPHVFLRPGELRTAEWSDIDFEEAVWTIPATRTKMRRPHAVPLSKQALALLEQLRTIGNPGRFLFPALHNWQQPICENNLNNALRRLGYEGDEMTAHGFRAMASTLLNQSSLWNQDAIERALAHYDPDPVRAAYNRASYWDERVRMAQWWSDHLDGLRDVGNVIHVDFRRGRSASLPAWQER; encoded by the coding sequence CCCCAAGCCATATAAGGTCTATGACGGGAATGGGCTATTCCTGCTGATTCAGCCCAATGGTTCGCGCCTCTGGCGCTTCCGATACCGGCTCTATGGTCAAGAGCGAAGGTTGTCGCTCGGCAAATATCCGATTGTGGGACTGAGGGCCGCCCGCGCGAAATGCTTCGACGTCCGCGATCAACTCGCGGCGGGGCTCGATCCCGCCGTCGCGAGGAGAAATCGGAACCTCGAGACCATCGCAGCGTGCCGGGTGACCTTCCGTGCCATCGCCGACGAATATATCGCCAAGATGGAAGCCGAAGGAAAAGCGCTGACGACCCTCGCGAAGCTCCGCTGGTTTCGCGATTTGCTCGACCCGCACATCGGCGCAATGCCAATCGGCGGGGTATCGCCGCACGACCTGCTCTCGGCCCTCAAGACGATCGAGCGCCGGGGCCACCATGAGACCGCTACCCGGACGCGGGGGTTTGCCGGACGCATCTTCCGCTACGCGATTGCGACCCTTCGCGCCGAGCACAATCAGGCCGAGGTACTCCGCGGCGCCTTGCTCGTCCCGCGGGTAACCCACCGCGCCGCGATCGTCGATCCGCGGCATGTCGGCGAACTCCTGAGGGCGATCGACCGATACAGCGGACGCCCGGAAACGCGGATTGCGCTGCAGCTTGCGCCGCATGTCTTCCTGCGACCGGGCGAGTTGCGCACCGCCGAGTGGAGCGACATCGATTTCGAGGAGGCGGTCTGGACCATACCGGCGACCCGGACGAAGATGCGACGGCCCCATGCCGTGCCCCTGTCGAAACAGGCACTCGCGCTTCTCGAACAGCTGCGGACGATCGGCAATCCGGGACGCTTTCTTTTCCCTGCTCTGCACAATTGGCAGCAGCCGATCTGCGAGAACAATCTCAATAACGCCCTTCGTCGGCTGGGATACGAAGGCGACGAGATGACCGCGCACGGGTTCCGGGCGATGGCTAGCACGCTGCTGAACCAGAGCAGCCTGTGGAATCAGGACGCCATCGAGCGTGCGCTGGCGCATTACGATCCCGACCCCGTCCGCGCGGCCTACAATCGGGCGAGCTATTGGGACGAGCGGGTGCGAATGGCCCAATGGTGGTCTGACCATCTCGACGGCCTCCGCGACGTCGGGAATGTCATCCATGTCGATTTCCGTCGCGGAAGATCGGCAAGCCTGCCGGCCTGGCAGGAACGCTAG